The following are encoded in a window of Lactobacillus acidophilus genomic DNA:
- a CDS encoding mucin-binding protein, with protein MISKNNRIKRMEATSERKQHHGIRTLSVGAVSVLLGTTLWISIPTSTVHADEINIDDNQPKTNLESNESASTDHVEKVIVEQNQSSSEGAQQDINAANDVSAQNDQKSVNKINDEIIKNENVDADIKTNTDNSHAETSYGQTESQEIIENKQKTDVEKNKTQTTDNITPVEQTGNSSENTSTNVTTQSPVDNSTNNDVNVNNSNLADTQAELIDSNTQFYESSPLIDQIGQQGKTTVNSSNNTSSKLNIDDLSPDLSDEVLKANLTQGNQILLNQSNSSDTMAGKNADPTKQLEAMARTATLVAASPNADNYTTVNNYNDLQRAVSNYSVSGVNIDGDIYVFGNLTINRAFTIKGTNNAKLNLNQNAIINNSTLTLEDITVNGSIMGNGTVNIKGDVISNVNESNGYTLTNSEKATPGVKVNWTQTKGYNIQSSTVNVDDNASLTINRSSVGDGIHLLSNGIVNVGNYSQLTINMNTNNELGTGATARYHDAGIFAESNGSFTTGYKSVVTLNTSIGQGIAMTGLRPNVTDNDRFGGYTRDRANGAGQINLGQYSTLNFTGRDGVILGNNSNFNVGEYANVHFENKGRGVALDLANNSNINIADHAVTYFHSVGKNTTNAIGVVVGPSGSYEGYNYIGVNEAGNITIGEDATFRVIMENRGDNAWDDVISLDSQLATTNAAFTSKKGAIIDIRDDNTNFYAELISFPLGAANSRIDIQDPLLLNLQRYSAGGETTGWMAGVGGVAINSTSEKYTANLIYMGGTKGVLSIGGTNYVVYQQIKSDGAQQIWTDVDSVEFHKNGFASQDIFNNGANSDVSISGNGFTSGIRANQIRDNQTDPTLVNLQNSPAYGISTMRASHQIWIPHETSTQIKGTHTNTISYVYEDGTPVMGADSQPLVVTQNLNLARDLTLDLTSEQIKTIQDYALGHTADETLNYIRSGYSVTQDSGWTYTNDQGQKVTDPYASVTSPVKEGYIITIQSTNAPGVTLGADGQTVKANFVFDAANDVVQNGQLSAGYRNQGITGIPDNYQTIVVYKKAEKGSVQVIFYDDTTNDAIPSVGFNSGTEEAGTPVTYTTAQNISDLEKQGYVYVSTDGVIPTTIPNNATLITVHMKHGTNPVNPDQPTDKYTKEDLQKTVTRTINYIDTAGNIIADSVTSTVVFTGSGTIDTVTGNLVTVDASGNIVDQNGQLTWTYSVDGDSAQSGNSYTFAETAAKPSIDYNGSTYNFVSVTPGNYSAGNGSVTSYEVNTNNSHDLTVDVIYNEGATYHTGKTDTKNVTRIINYLDGKTDEKIPINLILANPVEQTVSMYRTEILDSTGKVIGYGTVSQDGKMYTLNNNWIIDGIWESVNSPDLTTNGYKAPRFEDSSLAAIVAEYIVNADTKNATVNVYYDHQVIPIGPDTPDKHGVDINQVEKVVKETVHYVGAGDKTPADQVQTSKWIRTVTVDVVTNEVVPDGEFTTDWTIPSDEKSTYDQVDTPVVNGYYADQANVPATAVTQNDIEKTITYKQIGKVIPVDPSGNQIPGIDTPHFPNDPNDPTKVIPGEKPYVPGYHPETGKPGDAVDPAPGDPSKDVEVPYTPETPIVDQKAVVNYIDSDEENKVITSSGDLIGKPGEQIDYTTIPTITDLTNKGYVLIYDGFPTRVTFDDDDGITQIFTVVLKHGTQTVTPEKPGIPGDPINPNDPDGPKWSDETGKDSLIKTGTQTIHYEGAGSKTPTDNVQNFEFTRTAVIDKVTGEVISTSGWNVTSYTFGNVDTPIVEGYHADKRNAGGTTITPDDLNKMLVVRYTPNGKIIPVDPAGNPIPNVPTPQYPTDPTDPTKVVPDEPVPAIPGYRPSTPIVTPTDPDKDTPVPYAPIQGSIQVIFHDDTSNQTIPDVGYNSGVQDEGTRIDYTTNKNITDLINKGYVYVGTDGNVPAEIVADQNITITVHMKHGTTTITPDQPGKPGEPINPNDPNGPKWPSDTDTKGLTKQGNQTIHYVYVDGNKAADDNVQNVTFVHTLVFDNVTGQVIDDRGWTPESHKFNNVFSPTIDGHHADKIVVDGVTVTVDNPTSETTVVYAKNGQVIREQQEVKASQIVKYVDDEGNELHKSELQEFTFTYTGDAYDEVTGAKVQTGTWNAISTDFPVVDVPVITGYVAVSGYTNNNGKYMAGGFTTTRESSEDQRNRVFTVLYKKVGNIVPVGPDGTTPIPDAPTPSYKNDPTNPTKVIPDEPVPKVPGYTPNTPTVTPGDPTTDTLVPYTPGNPITDQKAVVNYIDADEGNKVIISSGNLIGKAGDKVDYNTSDTIKNLENKGYVLVHNGFPDGVTFDNDDSTIQTYTVILKHGTTIVIPDKPGKPGEPINPNDPDGPKWPDTTGKDNLSKTGTQTIHYTGAGNNTPKDNVQSFTFTRTAVVDNVTGKVISTGAWNVTSHTFGNVDTPVVEGYHADKRTAGNTTITPEDLNKIVTVNYTANGKIIPVDPNGKPIPNVPTPTYPTDPNDPTKVVPNEPVPTIPGYKPSVPTVTPSDPGKDTPVPYAPQTTPVTPNIPVTPNEPSTPTTPDTSAPTPHGEDVPVTPNEPDTPAPAPHGEKPEEPDRPAPAPHAPKAPTAKGNNTPEKEDKTVPTAAAVVKNEQTPEAELPQTGEKNDSAAAILGATAGMIGLIGLSGVKKKKS; from the coding sequence ATGATTTCTAAAAATAATCGCATTAAGAGAATGGAAGCAACTTCAGAGCGCAAACAGCATCATGGGATTCGTACACTATCTGTTGGTGCCGTTTCAGTTCTTTTAGGAACTACTTTGTGGATTAGTATTCCTACTAGCACAGTTCATGCTGATGAAATTAATATTGATGACAATCAACCTAAAACAAATTTAGAAAGTAATGAATCCGCTTCAACTGATCATGTAGAAAAAGTGATTGTTGAACAAAATCAATCATCAAGTGAAGGTGCTCAACAAGATATTAATGCAGCAAATGATGTATCTGCACAAAATGATCAAAAAAGTGTTAATAAAATAAATGATGAAATTATAAAAAATGAAAATGTAGACGCTGATATTAAAACAAACACTGATAACAGTCATGCTGAAACATCTTATGGTCAAACTGAATCACAAGAAATAATTGAAAATAAACAAAAAACAGATGTTGAAAAAAATAAAACTCAAACAACAGATAATATTACACCAGTTGAGCAAACTGGCAATTCATCAGAAAATACATCTACGAATGTAACCACTCAAAGCCCTGTAGATAATAGTACTAATAATGATGTTAATGTAAATAATTCTAATTTAGCTGATACACAAGCAGAATTAATTGATTCAAATACACAGTTTTATGAAAGTTCGCCTTTAATTGATCAAATTGGTCAGCAAGGAAAAACTACGGTTAATTCTAGTAACAATACTAGTTCTAAATTAAATATTGATGATCTTTCACCAGATTTAAGCGATGAAGTATTAAAGGCTAATTTAACTCAAGGTAATCAAATATTGCTAAATCAATCTAATTCTAGCGATACAATGGCAGGTAAAAATGCTGATCCTACTAAACAATTAGAGGCAATGGCTAGGACAGCTACCCTTGTTGCAGCGAGTCCAAATGCAGATAATTACACTACTGTTAATAACTATAATGATCTTCAAAGAGCTGTTAGCAATTATAGTGTAAGCGGAGTAAATATCGATGGTGATATTTATGTTTTTGGTAATTTAACTATTAATCGTGCTTTTACTATTAAGGGAACTAATAATGCAAAGTTAAATTTAAATCAAAATGCAATTATTAATAATTCTACTTTAACTCTTGAGGATATTACTGTTAATGGTTCAATTATGGGTAATGGAACAGTAAATATTAAAGGGGATGTTATTTCTAATGTTAATGAATCTAATGGTTATACGCTTACCAATTCTGAAAAAGCAACTCCTGGTGTTAAGGTGAATTGGACTCAAACTAAAGGATATAACATTCAATCAAGTACTGTTAATGTCGATGATAATGCTTCACTAACAATTAATCGCTCATCTGTTGGCGATGGTATCCATTTGTTAAGTAATGGTATTGTTAATGTTGGTAATTATAGCCAATTAACTATTAATATGAATACTAATAATGAATTGGGCACAGGAGCTACTGCTCGTTACCATGATGCAGGTATTTTTGCTGAAAGTAATGGTAGTTTTACTACAGGATATAAGTCTGTAGTGACTCTAAACACCAGTATTGGTCAAGGAATTGCGATGACAGGTCTGAGACCTAACGTAACAGATAATGATCGTTTTGGTGGATATACTCGTGATCGCGCGAATGGTGCGGGTCAAATTAATTTGGGTCAATACTCTACTTTAAACTTTACCGGTCGTGATGGAGTTATTTTGGGTAATAATTCTAATTTTAACGTTGGTGAATATGCCAATGTCCACTTTGAAAATAAAGGACGTGGTGTTGCTCTTGATCTAGCAAATAATAGTAATATTAATATTGCTGATCATGCAGTAACGTATTTCCATTCAGTAGGTAAGAATACCACTAATGCTATTGGTGTTGTAGTTGGTCCATCAGGTAGTTATGAGGGTTATAACTATATTGGTGTAAATGAAGCAGGAAATATTACTATTGGTGAAGATGCAACTTTTAGAGTAATCATGGAAAATCGTGGCGACAATGCTTGGGATGATGTTATTTCTTTAGATTCACAGTTGGCAACAACAAATGCTGCCTTTACTTCCAAAAAAGGTGCTATTATTGACATTCGTGATGATAACACTAACTTCTATGCAGAATTGATTTCCTTCCCATTAGGAGCTGCAAATTCACGGATTGATATTCAAGATCCGCTGCTTCTTAACCTACAACGTTATTCAGCTGGTGGTGAGACTACTGGCTGGATGGCTGGAGTTGGTGGGGTAGCTATTAATTCTACTTCTGAAAAATATACTGCTAACTTGATTTATATGGGTGGTACTAAAGGTGTTTTAAGTATTGGTGGTACTAACTATGTTGTTTACCAACAGATTAAATCAGATGGTGCCCAACAAATTTGGACTGATGTAGATAGTGTAGAATTCCATAAAAATGGTTTTGCTTCACAAGATATTTTCAATAATGGAGCTAATTCTGATGTTTCAATTAGCGGTAATGGTTTCACAAGTGGAATTCGTGCTAACCAAATCCGTGACAATCAGACTGATCCGACTTTAGTGAACTTACAAAATAGTCCTGCTTACGGTATTTCAACTATGCGTGCAAGTCATCAAATTTGGATTCCACATGAAACTTCTACTCAGATTAAGGGAACACATACTAATACTATTAGTTATGTATATGAAGATGGAACACCAGTTATGGGTGCCGATAGTCAACCATTAGTTGTGACTCAAAACTTGAATTTAGCACGTGATTTAACTCTTGATCTAACTTCTGAACAAATTAAAACAATTCAAGACTATGCCTTAGGACATACTGCTGATGAGACCTTGAATTATATTAGAAGTGGCTACTCAGTAACTCAAGATTCTGGTTGGACGTACACTAATGATCAAGGACAAAAAGTGACTGATCCATATGCATCTGTGACTTCCCCAGTAAAAGAAGGATATATTATTACTATTCAATCAACTAATGCACCGGGTGTAACTTTAGGTGCTGATGGTCAAACTGTAAAAGCTAATTTTGTGTTTGATGCAGCCAATGATGTGGTGCAAAATGGTCAATTGTCAGCTGGGTATAGAAATCAAGGTATTACTGGTATTCCGGACAATTATCAAACGATCGTTGTTTACAAGAAAGCAGAAAAGGGTTCTGTTCAAGTAATCTTTTACGATGATACGACTAACGATGCTATCCCAAGTGTTGGTTTTAATTCAGGGACAGAGGAAGCAGGAACACCAGTTACATATACAACTGCACAAAATATTAGTGATTTAGAAAAACAAGGATATGTATATGTAAGTACAGATGGTGTGATTCCAACAACTATACCTAATAATGCAACCCTAATTACTGTTCATATGAAGCATGGTACCAATCCAGTCAACCCTGATCAGCCAACTGATAAGTATACTAAGGAAGATTTGCAAAAGACAGTAACTCGGACAATCAATTATATTGACACTGCTGGCAATATAATTGCTGACTCTGTTACTTCGACGGTTGTCTTTACAGGTTCAGGCACAATTGATACAGTGACAGGTAACTTAGTAACCGTTGATGCAAGTGGTAATATTGTAGATCAAAACGGTCAACTCACTTGGACTTATTCAGTAGATGGCGATAGTGCTCAAAGTGGTAATTCTTATACATTTGCTGAAACTGCTGCCAAACCATCAATTGATTATAATGGATCTACATATAACTTTGTTTCAGTAACTCCTGGTAACTATAGTGCCGGTAATGGTAGTGTGACGAGTTATGAAGTAAACACTAATAATTCACATGACTTAACAGTTGATGTTATTTACAATGAGGGAGCAACTTATCATACAGGCAAGACTGATACTAAAAATGTAACTAGAATAATTAATTATTTAGATGGTAAAACAGATGAAAAAATCCCAATCAACTTGATCCTAGCTAATCCAGTTGAACAAACTGTAAGTATGTATCGAACTGAAATTTTGGATTCAACTGGCAAGGTGATTGGCTATGGTACAGTGAGCCAAGATGGTAAGATGTACACTCTTAATAATAATTGGATTATTGATGGAATTTGGGAAAGTGTGAATTCACCTGATTTAACTACAAATGGATATAAGGCACCACGGTTCGAAGATAGTAGTTTAGCTGCAATTGTAGCTGAATATATTGTTAATGCTGATACTAAAAATGCAACGGTAAATGTATACTATGATCACCAAGTGATTCCAATTGGACCGGATACTCCAGACAAACATGGTGTAGATATAAATCAAGTTGAAAAGGTTGTTAAAGAAACGGTTCATTATGTTGGCGCGGGTGATAAGACTCCTGCTGATCAAGTTCAAACTTCTAAATGGATTCGTACTGTTACTGTGGATGTCGTGACTAATGAAGTTGTTCCAGATGGAGAATTTACTACTGATTGGACAATTCCAAGTGATGAAAAAAGCACTTACGATCAAGTAGATACTCCAGTAGTGAATGGCTACTATGCTGATCAAGCTAATGTTCCGGCAACTGCTGTAACTCAAAATGATATTGAAAAGACTATTACTTATAAACAAATTGGTAAAGTAATACCAGTTGATCCATCAGGGAATCAGATTCCGGGTATTGATACTCCACATTTCCCTAACGATCCAAATGATCCAACTAAGGTAATTCCAGGAGAAAAGCCATATGTACCAGGATATCATCCTGAAACTGGAAAACCAGGTGACGCAGTTGATCCAGCTCCAGGTGATCCGAGTAAAGATGTTGAAGTTCCATATACTCCGGAAACTCCAATTGTAGATCAAAAAGCAGTAGTAAATTATATTGATTCTGATGAAGAAAACAAAGTGATCACTTCTTCAGGTGATTTAATTGGAAAACCAGGTGAGCAGATTGATTATACAACTATACCAACAATTACAGATCTTACTAATAAAGGATATGTGTTGATTTATGATGGCTTTCCAACTAGAGTAACTTTTGATGATGATGATGGTATTACTCAAATATTCACGGTGGTATTAAAACATGGTACACAAACTGTAACCCCAGAAAAACCAGGAATACCAGGCGATCCCATTAATCCGAATGATCCAGATGGACCTAAGTGGTCAGATGAAACTGGAAAAGATAGCTTGATTAAGACTGGTACTCAAACAATTCATTATGAAGGAGCAGGTAGTAAAACTCCAACAGATAACGTGCAAAACTTCGAGTTTACTAGAACCGCTGTGATTGACAAAGTAACTGGTGAAGTAATTAGCACTAGTGGTTGGAATGTAACTAGTTATACATTTGGTAATGTTGATACTCCAATAGTTGAGGGCTATCATGCAGATAAACGGAATGCTGGTGGTACAACGATTACACCAGATGATTTGAACAAGATGCTGGTAGTAAGATACACACCAAATGGTAAAATTATTCCAGTTGATCCAGCTGGCAATCCAATTCCGAATGTACCAACGCCGCAGTACCCAACAGATCCAACAGATCCAACGAAGGTAGTGCCGGATGAACCAGTGCCAGCTATTCCTGGCTATAGACCAAGCACGCCAATAGTTACACCAACAGATCCTGATAAAGATACTCCGGTTCCATATGCTCCAATTCAAGGTTCAATACAAGTAATTTTCCACGATGACACCAGTAATCAAACTATTCCAGATGTTGGTTATAACTCTGGAGTACAAGATGAAGGTACTAGGATCGATTACACGACTAACAAAAATATTACCGACTTGATTAATAAGGGGTATGTATATGTAGGAACAGATGGTAATGTCCCAGCAGAAATTGTTGCTGATCAAAATATTACTATAACAGTCCACATGAAGCATGGAACAACCACGATTACTCCTGATCAGCCTGGTAAGCCAGGTGAACCAATTAATCCAAATGATCCCAACGGGCCTAAGTGGCCAAGCGATACTGACACTAAGGGATTGACTAAACAAGGTAATCAAACTATTCATTACGTTTACGTTGATGGAAATAAGGCAGCTGATGATAATGTTCAAAATGTTACATTTGTTCATACACTTGTATTTGATAATGTAACTGGTCAAGTGATCGATGATAGGGGATGGACTCCTGAAAGTCATAAGTTTAATAATGTGTTCTCACCAACGATTGATGGCCATCATGCAGATAAAATCGTGGTTGATGGTGTTACAGTAACTGTTGATAATCCAACAAGCGAAACTACTGTGGTTTATGCTAAGAATGGTCAGGTGATTCGTGAGCAGCAAGAAGTTAAAGCTTCGCAGATCGTTAAGTATGTAGATGATGAAGGTAATGAATTACATAAATCTGAATTGCAAGAATTTACATTTACTTATACAGGTGATGCTTATGATGAAGTAACTGGTGCGAAGGTTCAAACTGGTACTTGGAATGCAATAAGCACAGACTTTCCTGTTGTTGATGTTCCAGTAATTACCGGTTACGTAGCTGTTTCTGGCTATACTAACAATAATGGAAAATACATGGCCGGAGGATTTACTACTACTCGTGAATCTAGTGAAGATCAACGTAATCGTGTATTTACAGTTCTTTACAAGAAAGTTGGTAATATTGTACCGGTAGGTCCAGATGGTACTACACCAATTCCAGATGCACCAACTCCGAGTTACAAGAATGATCCAACAAATCCAACTAAGGTAATACCTGATGAACCGGTACCAAAAGTTCCAGGATACACACCAAATACTCCAACAGTAACACCAGGAGATCCTACTACGGATACTCTAGTTCCATATACTCCAGGAAATCCAATTACAGATCAAAAAGCTGTAGTAAATTACATTGATGCTGATGAAGGTAACAAAGTAATTATTAGTTCAGGAAATTTGATTGGTAAAGCAGGAGACAAGGTAGACTATAATACTTCTGATACAATCAAAAATCTTGAAAACAAAGGATATGTATTGGTTCATAATGGTTTTCCAGATGGTGTGACATTTGATAATGATGACAGCACCATTCAGACTTACACAGTTATCTTGAAGCATGGAACAACTATTGTAATACCTGATAAACCAGGTAAGCCAGGTGAACCAATTAACCCTAACGATCCAGATGGACCTAAGTGGCCAGATACAACCGGTAAGGATAACTTGAGTAAGACTGGTACTCAAACTATTCATTATACTGGGGCAGGAAACAATACTCCTAAGGATAATGTACAAAGCTTTACCTTTACTAGAACAGCTGTAGTTGATAATGTAACTGGTAAGGTAATTAGTACCGGTGCTTGGAATGTAACCAGTCATACATTTGGCAATGTAGATACCCCAGTGGTTGAGGGCTACCATGCAGATAAGCGTACTGCAGGTAATACTACAATTACCCCAGAGGACTTGAATAAGATCGTAACTGTAAACTACACAGCCAACGGAAAGATTATTCCAGTAGATCCAAATGGTAAGCCAATACCAAACGTACCAACGCCAACCTACCCAACCGATCCGAATGATCCAACTAAGGTAGTGCCAAATGAACCGGTACCAACTATCCCAGGTTACAAGCCAAGTGTGCCAACGGTGACTCCAAGCGATCCAGGCAAGGATACGCCAGTACCATACGCACCACAAACTACGCCAGTAACGCCGAATATACCGGTAACTCCAAATGAGCCAAGTACTCCAACAACACCAGATACATCAGCTCCAACACCGCACGGAGAAGATGTACCGGTAACACCGAATGAGCCAGATACACCGGCTCCAGCACCACATGGTGAAAAGCCGGAAGAACCAGACAGACCAGCTCCAGCTCCACATGCACCAAAGGCACCTACTGCTAAGGGCAATAACACTCCAGAAAAGGAAGATAAGACTGTTCCAACTGCAGCTGCTGTAGTTAAGAATGAACAAACTCCTGAAGCAGAGCTTCCACAAACAGGTGAAAAGAATGACAGTGCAGCTGCAATTCTAGGAGCAACGGCAGGAATGATAGGTTTAATCGGATTATCAGGTGTTAAGAAGAAAAAATCATAA
- a CDS encoding LPXTG cell wall anchor domain-containing protein, whose protein sequence is MIQYVGENGEVISEDTFVGKDQEKQDVTINYPKGWILSDQEVPTKIQINGGITQIHIKHAKTVVKADDPKTTDDVLPHNTDAHYPDGVKKEDLNKTITRKIIINLPNGEVKTRVQIANFTRDAEVDEATGDIHYLKWRLDKNGLTEYLVPKYQGYKANLEKVNYEIPNVNSHYDDLVIEYVADKLSDDSPTDSHDDVINTNSSLDNFLSEKDREDNNSQYERLNQNDDIFNAPLGKAEVPDKRSDKKTQSYKNHHKVISNANITQFNKYESSKKLITNDRIPNSTEKDKKVNKVENIKLRQKISFKNSTKILPETGENNQYLPWMGILLSMLGLNGLVVRRKKKMK, encoded by the coding sequence TTGATTCAATACGTAGGTGAAAATGGTGAAGTTATAAGTGAAGATACTTTTGTTGGAAAAGATCAAGAAAAACAAGATGTTACCATAAATTATCCAAAAGGATGGATTTTATCAGATCAAGAAGTACCAACTAAAATCCAAATTAATGGTGGGATTACACAAATTCATATTAAACATGCAAAAACAGTGGTAAAAGCTGATGATCCAAAAACTACTGATGATGTTTTACCTCATAATACTGATGCACATTATCCAGATGGAGTGAAAAAAGAAGATCTGAATAAAACTATTACAAGAAAGATCATTATCAATTTGCCAAATGGTGAAGTAAAGACTAGGGTGCAAATAGCTAATTTTACTAGGGATGCGGAAGTTGATGAAGCTACCGGAGATATTCATTATTTGAAGTGGAGATTGGATAAAAATGGGCTAACAGAATATCTAGTGCCTAAATATCAGGGCTATAAGGCTAATTTGGAAAAAGTTAATTATGAGATACCAAATGTAAATAGCCACTATGATGATTTAGTGATTGAATATGTTGCTGACAAACTTTCTGATGATTCACCAACGGATTCACATGACGATGTTATTAATACTAACTCGAGTCTTGATAATTTTCTGTCAGAAAAAGATCGAGAAGATAATAATAGTCAATATGAACGATTAAATCAAAATGATGATATATTTAATGCACCATTAGGTAAGGCGGAAGTACCAGATAAACGGTCAGATAAGAAGACACAATCATATAAAAACCATCATAAAGTGATAAGTAATGCCAATATTACTCAGTTTAACAAATATGAATCTTCGAAAAAATTAATAACAAATGATCGGATTCCAAATAGCACTGAGAAAGATAAAAAAGTTAATAAAGTTGAAAATATAAAATTACGCCAGAAAATATCATTTAAAAATAGTACAAAAATATTACCTGAAACTGGTGAAAATAATCAATATCTACCATGGATGGGTATTTTACTTTCCATGTTGGGGTTAAATGGTTTAGTCGTTAGACGTAAAAAGAAGATGAAATAA
- a CDS encoding mucin-binding protein translates to MIGQTDQNIVITYSANIQQVKILYVDEKGSEVSSMLLKGNTDQTVNVSYSVPDHWIAISGQDSPLQYTFKAKDNKNIVIRIGHKLEDQENDIHKIIRNVNIVNPDGSVAKVSQTAIFTRVHQRDEVTGEEVYGNWDKISQDFNAIDIPKIFGYTATSSVGKMTVTPDSQSENITITYTADIQNNKIVIIDDESHGSQINTVGFTGKTGKSIAWQVTIPENYDLAAGGKISGNYTFNAVNQIPIEVHVRHKHVQDDESKSVTRTIVTNLPGLDKSEIVQTVTFSRIIDKDLVDGN, encoded by the coding sequence ATGATTGGTCAAACAGATCAAAATATAGTCATCACTTATAGCGCTAATATTCAACAAGTTAAAATTCTATATGTTGATGAAAAAGGTAGTGAAGTTTCATCAATGTTATTGAAGGGGAATACTGATCAAACAGTTAATGTCAGTTATTCAGTACCAGACCATTGGATAGCTATCTCTGGTCAAGATAGTCCATTGCAATATACATTTAAGGCAAAAGATAATAAAAATATTGTAATTAGAATTGGTCATAAGTTAGAAGATCAAGAAAATGATATCCATAAAATAATTCGCAATGTTAATATTGTGAATCCCGATGGTAGTGTAGCTAAAGTATCGCAAACAGCTATCTTTACAAGAGTTCATCAACGTGATGAAGTAACTGGGGAAGAAGTTTATGGTAACTGGGATAAGATATCGCAAGATTTTAATGCTATAGATATACCCAAAATATTTGGTTATACTGCAACTTCTTCAGTTGGAAAGATGACTGTAACTCCGGATTCACAGAGTGAAAATATAACTATTACTTATACGGCTGATATTCAAAATAATAAAATTGTGATAATTGATGATGAAAGCCATGGATCCCAAATTAATACAGTTGGGTTTACTGGTAAAACTGGGAAGAGTATTGCATGGCAAGTAACTATACCAGAAAATTATGATTTAGCTGCTGGTGGTAAGATATCAGGGAATTATACTTTTAATGCTGTGAATCAAATCCCAATTGAAGTTCATGTTCGGCATAAGCATGTACAAGATGACGAATCTAAATCAGTTACACGAACCATCGTTACTAACTTGCCAGGATTAGATAAATCTGAAATTGTTCAAACTGTAACATTTAGTAGAATTATAGATAAGGATTTAGTAGATGGTAATTAA
- a CDS encoding mucin-binding protein — MIFGADNKVAAINAVEVTSDTADIVVNITYVADNQYMHIIYTDRNDEVVRIDKVSSQTDQTVNVNSNVPNGWKLLDNEKIPATIHFTGTPIADIKLTIEHSFTKVTHDKPVELNSKTITGQTISGAHQNDLNQVITRKITIYEPDKKVQTIKQIARIYRNAMIDNVTGKVKYNDWSNRSKYSHHL, encoded by the coding sequence ATGATCTTTGGTGCAGATAATAAAGTAGCTGCAATTAATGCAGTTGAAGTAACTAGTGATACAGCTGATATTGTAGTTAATATCACTTATGTAGCCGATAATCAGTATATGCATATCATCTATACGGATAGGAATGATGAAGTGGTTAGAATTGATAAAGTTAGTAGTCAAACAGATCAAACTGTAAATGTTAATTCTAATGTACCTAATGGTTGGAAATTGCTCGATAATGAAAAAATTCCAGCAACTATTCACTTTACTGGAACGCCAATAGCTGATATCAAGTTAACAATTGAACATAGTTTTACTAAGGTTACTCATGACAAGCCAGTTGAGTTAAATAGTAAGACTATTACAGGTCAAACAATTAGTGGTGCTCATCAAAATGATTTGAATCAGGTGATCACTCGTAAAATTACAATATATGAACCTGATAAAAAGGTACAAACAATTAAACAAATTGCTAGAATTTACCGTAATGCCATGATAGATAATGTTACTGGTAAAGTAAAATATAATGATTGGTCAAACAGATCAAAATATAGTCATCACTTATAG